Proteins found in one Gordonia sp. PDNC005 genomic segment:
- a CDS encoding DUF1720 domain-containing protein has product MNETPQPTPVNRLSNQLPPTGPQPYQPHIQYQTSGYTPYPAMAPLPPTPTIGQRLSAAAESGLIGRVLAGVGVAITLSGIVMLLVLAAQAGLLRPEVRVAGGGVLAAALTALGIWIGRTPAKRPGAIAIVATGIAGLLFDVLATSAIYNWVPAAAALGVAGAIAGGGLYLAHRWESQTLGLMVSIPVLILAPIVTQGSDETLVAFMIVYVAATTWIQVGRDWTAMFLVNAAAVIIPAGLHPQFADNPWVAASLALAGVAVLTGSSVLIARTSSNPELIALAAAIGALPLITSVTDLGAPAAALLTGGAATFATAAFGTARTLGRDVRIMWLIPAGLLLLLAAGYAVDTAYRPSTILAAAVVLAGASFYARDLALPIRVIATVFGAIGILMLNAYGAAAQVFVPTLDERSTYASLLVGTIVGLITTALLTWAWATSFKAHALRISLAGGVTALWLITSGSLSVAHLITDDVDAAFRAGHAATTIIWGSVAVVALLKARRLAGSDRAVVLTAGLAVMAAAIGKLFLFDLAALDGVYRVIAFIVVGLMLLGLGVSYAQTLVSSDEEPAHA; this is encoded by the coding sequence ATGAACGAGACCCCGCAGCCAACGCCCGTCAATCGTCTGTCCAACCAGCTGCCGCCGACCGGTCCGCAGCCCTACCAACCGCACATCCAATACCAGACCTCCGGCTACACGCCGTACCCCGCCATGGCACCGTTGCCGCCGACTCCGACCATCGGCCAACGACTATCCGCCGCCGCTGAAAGCGGCCTCATCGGCCGAGTCCTCGCCGGTGTCGGCGTCGCGATCACACTTTCCGGAATCGTGATGCTCCTCGTCCTCGCCGCACAGGCCGGACTCCTTCGTCCCGAAGTCCGTGTTGCAGGCGGCGGTGTCCTCGCCGCCGCACTCACAGCTCTCGGAATCTGGATCGGCCGCACACCCGCCAAGCGCCCAGGCGCCATCGCCATCGTCGCGACCGGCATCGCGGGCCTGCTGTTCGACGTCCTCGCGACCAGCGCCATTTACAACTGGGTGCCCGCCGCAGCGGCACTCGGAGTCGCAGGCGCCATCGCAGGCGGTGGACTGTACCTCGCCCACCGTTGGGAGTCCCAGACTCTTGGATTGATGGTGTCGATCCCGGTCCTGATCCTGGCGCCCATCGTCACGCAGGGCAGCGACGAGACACTCGTCGCATTCATGATCGTGTACGTCGCAGCCACCACTTGGATTCAGGTCGGCCGAGACTGGACCGCCATGTTCCTGGTCAACGCCGCCGCCGTCATCATCCCCGCCGGGCTCCATCCCCAGTTCGCCGACAACCCGTGGGTCGCGGCGTCGCTCGCTCTCGCCGGAGTCGCAGTGCTCACCGGCTCATCGGTCCTGATCGCTCGCACCAGCAGCAACCCCGAACTCATCGCCCTCGCCGCCGCGATCGGCGCGCTCCCCCTGATCACCTCGGTCACCGACCTCGGCGCACCCGCCGCAGCACTTCTCACCGGTGGCGCCGCAACCTTCGCCACGGCCGCCTTCGGCACCGCACGCACACTGGGCCGCGACGTCCGGATCATGTGGCTCATCCCGGCAGGCCTGCTCCTGCTGCTGGCAGCCGGTTACGCCGTCGACACGGCCTACCGCCCCTCGACCATCCTCGCCGCAGCCGTCGTCCTCGCCGGAGCGTCGTTCTACGCACGTGACCTCGCACTCCCGATCCGCGTCATCGCCACCGTGTTCGGCGCAATCGGCATTCTGATGCTCAACGCGTACGGCGCCGCGGCGCAGGTGTTCGTCCCGACCCTCGACGAACGCTCCACGTATGCATCACTCCTCGTCGGCACCATCGTCGGCCTGATCACCACCGCGCTGCTCACCTGGGCATGGGCCACCTCTTTCAAGGCGCACGCACTCCGCATCAGCCTGGCCGGCGGCGTCACCGCACTGTGGCTCATCACCAGCGGCAGCCTCAGCGTCGCGCACCTGATCACCGACGACGTCGACGCCGCCTTCCGTGCCGGCCATGCGGCCACCACGATCATCTGGGGTTCGGTCGCTGTGGTCGCCCTGCTGAAGGCTCGCCGTCTCGCCGGGTCAGACCGCGCAGTGGTCCTCACCGCAGGTCTGGCGGTCATGGCCGCAGCGATCGGCAAGCTGTTCCTGTTCGACCTCGCCGCCCTCGACGGTGTGTACCGCGTCATCGCTTTCATCGTCGTCGGCCTCATGCTCCTCGGCCTCGGCGTCTCATACGCCCAGACTCTGGTCTCCTCTGACGAAGAGCCTGCTCACGCCTGA
- a CDS encoding response regulator transcription factor gives MGAVRTETRREGHTVSDLRVMVVDDHPMWRDGVARDLTDNGFDVVATADSVAAAAVRAAATLPDVVLMDMNLPDGTGAQATAAVLDVHPAARVLILSASDERDDVLEAIKAGATGYLVKSAQQSELIAAVTSTGEGQPVFTPGLAGLVLGEYRRMSQSPQSDAPVLTGRETEVLRHVAKGLSSRQIATRLEISPRTVENHVGSALRKLQLGNRVELARYAIEHGLDAD, from the coding sequence GATGGTGGTCGACGACCATCCGATGTGGCGCGACGGCGTGGCCCGCGACCTCACCGACAACGGGTTCGACGTCGTCGCGACCGCAGACAGTGTCGCCGCGGCCGCAGTCCGCGCGGCCGCCACCCTGCCCGACGTGGTCCTCATGGACATGAATCTCCCCGACGGAACCGGCGCACAAGCCACCGCCGCCGTTCTCGACGTGCACCCCGCGGCACGCGTTCTGATCCTGTCGGCGTCCGACGAGCGCGACGACGTCCTCGAGGCCATCAAGGCCGGGGCCACCGGGTACCTCGTGAAGAGTGCCCAGCAGTCGGAGCTGATCGCCGCGGTCACCTCGACCGGCGAGGGCCAACCGGTCTTCACTCCCGGCCTCGCAGGACTTGTTCTCGGCGAATACCGCCGCATGTCGCAGTCGCCGCAGTCGGACGCGCCGGTTCTGACCGGCCGTGAGACCGAAGTACTCCGGCATGTGGCGAAGGGCCTGTCGTCGCGGCAGATCGCGACCCGACTGGAGATCAGTCCGCGCACCGTCGAGAACCACGTCGGTTCGGCACTTCGGAAACTGCAACTCGGCAACCGAGTCGAACTCGCCCGGTACGCCATCGAACACGGGCTCGACGCCGACTGA